Proteins from one Cicer arietinum cultivar CDC Frontier isolate Library 1 chromosome 3, Cicar.CDCFrontier_v2.0, whole genome shotgun sequence genomic window:
- the LOC101489028 gene encoding uncharacterized protein produces the protein MKKIFVLLLCLLHLASFGFVNGSLVEKEKIGIFELKKGDISLKVTNWGASIMSLVIPDKNGKLGDVVLGYDSVKEYTNDSTYFGATVGRVANRIGGAQFTLNRHHYKLVANEGNNTLHGGSRGFSDVIWKVKRYQREGPSPTVTFTYHSFDGEEGFPGDLLATVSYILTGKNQLVIIMKAKALNKPTPVNLANHAYWNIGNQNSGNILNEVIQIFGSKITIVDNKLIPTGTFASVKGTPYDFLKPQIIGTRINQLAKTKGYDINYVLDGEKGKNIKLAAKVFDKKSGRTLELYTNAPGLQFYTGNYIMDVKGKNGHVYQAHAGLCLESQAFPDSVNHPDFPSTIVTPEKPYKHYMLFKFSAKSH, from the exons atgaaaaagattttTGTGCTATTACTATGCTTGCTTCACTTAGCATCTTTTGGATTTGTCAATGGCTCTTTGGTTGAGAAGGAAAAAATTGGGATATTTGAGCTCAAGAAAGGTGATATTTCTTTGAAAGTCACCAATTGGGGTGCATCAATTATGTCTCTTGTCATTCCTGATAAGAATG GAAAATTGGGTGATGTTGTTCTTGGATATGATTCAGTTAAGGAATACACT aATGACTCAACATATTTTGGAGCTACTGTTGGAAGAGTTGCTAACAGAATTGGAGGAGCTCAATTTACTCTAAATAGACATCATTACAAATTAGTTGCTAATGAAGGAAACAACACACTTCATG GTGGATCAAGAGGATTCAGTGATGTTATTTGGAAAGTTAAAAGGTATCAAAGAGAAGGTCCTAGTCCAACCGTTACATTTACTTACCATAGTTTTGATGGGGAAGAAG GATTTCCTGGTGATCTCCTGGCAACTGTGAGCTACATTCTAACTGGAAAAAATCAATTGGTCATAATTATGAAAGCAAAAGCTCTTAACAAACCAACTCCAGTGAATTTAGCCAACCATGCTTATTGGAACATTGGAAACCAAAACAGTGGCAACATTCTAAATGAAGTGATACAAATCTTTGGTTCCAAAATCACTATTGTTGACAACAAATTAATTCCTACAGGAACATTTGCTTCTGTGAAAGGAACTCCATATGATTTTCTTAAACCACAAATTATTGGAACCAGAATTAACCAACTAGCAAAAACTAAGGGTTATGACATTAACTATGTGTTGGATGGTGAAAAAGGGAAAAATATCAAACTTGCAGCTAAGGTGTTTGATAAAAAGTCTGGGAGAACTTTGGAACTTTACACAAATGCACCTGGTTTGCAATTTTATACTGGTAATTATATTATGGATGTGAAGGGTAAAAATGGACATGTTTATCAAGCTCATGCTGGATTGTGTTTGGAGAGTCAAGCTTTTCCTGATTCAGTGAATCATCCTGATTTTCCTTCAACAATTGTGACCCCAGAAAAACCTTATAAGCATTATATGCTTTTTAAGTTTTCAGCCAAATCTCATTAG